AAattggtggtggtccaagagatgacaCCGATTGAGCAACTCAGTGCTGAgtaagcgtaggtattaatggCTTTGATCAGATTCTTCTGTTCAGACCAgttttcattatccttctcaatcttccaGTGAACTTCCCCGGTAATTCTTTCTTCCTCTGGCATCTGATTCTAGCTTGTTTGATCCCTTGATACTTATGATTATCCCTCTTCTTCAAAGCTTCCATTTCTGCACCATCCTTGAATCTGAACtcatgactttagccttgcgttCCTTGCTGGAATCTGATCTTGGATGGCGaagatgaagccctctgtctccgGAAGTAAACCAGTacttcgacgcagatatgtcgatgtaatcatggttgacctcgttctggtgccttccatgcaaaggtccATTCAATcaatttctgcattttgctttctgctgagtgtcctgttgtagctttaacagAGTGGAattatcagcaacacaaactactcgatgcagttctgacgaagcagccttgttcaggaaatattttcgaagtccttcaatttcctgagacatacggttggacgAAATAACAATTCTCCTACCCCCAAGGTGTCGTGGCAgttctgtccgttctattgagcttttggggtgaagTTTACTGTGTtttgtcagcatcgtccttattcttctctttaaggctgctaaatcggtggtggtccaagagatgacaCCGAATGAGTAActcagtgctgagcaagcgtaggtattaatcgctttgATCAGATTCTTCTGTTCAGACTAgttttcattatccttctcaatcttcgagtGAACTCCTCAGGTAATTCTTTCTCCATCTATCATCTGGTTCTAGCTTGTTTGATCCCTAGATACTTATGAGTATCCCCCTTTTTCATAGCTTCCATTTCTGccccttccttgagtttgaactcattataattattattaaaagcCATGGGGACCATGTTTTGTGTGTGGATAGGCAAACATTATGCCTATCTACTTCAATTTCTGTCTATCCAGTGTATATCATATTACATGGCATGGGGCTACCATATGAGTATAGTCGTTTAACATCACAAAACAACGAAGATACTGAAAAAGCGAAGAATCTTAAACCATGTCTACTTCCTCAGTACCAAAGCTTGAATTCCTCCAGGTCTTTCAAAATGTAAGATCTGCGACCAAGCAACTCCACGCGTCGCATCTCCCCATCTCCATAGCATTAAATCATTATTAATATGCCTCCCACCCAACGAACTGAAACGTCAAGATCGTCGCCATTGTATATTCCTTAAATCAAATCAAGGAATTAATTCCAGATATAAACGCAAACTGTGAATAATCGCATTGGGAGCATCCAATCCTCCAGTACAATTCCGAGTATTGTATTCACGGGATCGCACTCAGCCATCAGGCGTAATTGGTTCGAGCATTACGTGGCGGAGACACCGGGGTCAGCAGATCGCTCTATTTCTCCAGTTGCCGATCCCAAGGAGCCCGTTCCAAAATCGCTCAGATCCTTATTCGGGACTCAACAAGCCACCTGACCCTTCCGCAATCACATTGCCGCATTAGTTATGGTTCCTTGATACAATTAACATAAAGGGTCGACAGTCCTGGCTTCGTAAGTTGTAATGGAATTCATCAAGGGCTAGAAACTACTTGAATTTCCTGCCAGCGTAGGGAGATTAGGGGTGGCAATCACACATCCACATATCGAAAACATCGATAGTTGGAATACACAATAAGTGATACTCTTTctgacaaaaatgatgtattttttatgatatatcattgaaacgtcacattttgaaatgaccatttcaaccgtttcccaaaaaaaattattttgagtacttgaaaatgaataataaaatgggtatttaaaatttaaagcgtttcgtttctattgcacaagttggcaatattgactgaaatatgcgttgatgatAAAGGATAACAAATAcgctatcttgatgagatagacaaagatggctgtctatgaagtctgcgacgaacgaggaaggtcgtaaaaatatttgtacgagtcaaagactcacgctCTATCACATTTAGGTACCTAAGTGaattatcttcttcttctttttctgaaCAGTGTTTTTCTCAAGTGTCAACCATTCTATGGAGTACAAAGATGCTCTCGGTTGATTTTGGACTTGGAATCATCAGAGAGCAAAGAGAATCCCACACCGACAGAAGAATAGCTTTCCAAATATTCGTCGACCCGATGTTTTCCTGGAACTTGCCAGCCCTAGTTCCTACCCGAGGTTGACGAGATGTAACAGTATTCATCAACGACCAGGAACAACTTAAACTTCCTGCCATCTGAGTGGATGGAGACCGCGGATAAATCAACCCAATGTCGACACGTTCCAGTAACGTGTTCCCACTAATTATTCAGTACAAATGCGAATTTCCCATTTCCAAAAGCGTTTCAGCATTCTGGAACAATGGGAGACGGCATCAACACAAACTTATTTATGCTTCTCACATTCAGATTATGCCACGCTGGAGCAGAAAATAATCTGGGAGCAAGTAGAGCAGCTAACATGTGGCAAGTGCTTTCGCTGCGATTGGTGTGGTTGAAAAAAGTTTATTTGATGTGTTGTTCTGTAAATGGAACAATAAAGCTGGAGCGGCTTGTTTTATGAGGGAGATGAGGAAGTGCCTCACAGATAAATTAAGAACTTTACGAGTTtgaaatgtattcaattatttATATGAAGAATTCAATGTCATCATCACCCAACAGACATTTGTAAACCTTAAATTCTGCAATATGTTATGGTTACATTGATAAACTGTATCCTAAAATTATGATAATAGATAATTCTTGAGTTTGAGAGGTAGCGATGAAATAACGAgcaattttttgtataattaaAACGATCATTGATCAAAAATGAATATGTATACTTCAAGCATAGATATGACACACAAGCAACGATTTAATTGAGCTAAAGTCATGTCATTAATGATAATTTGGCTGCTAATCCAAACATCTACGAGTGAAACTCTGTTCGAAAAGGTCTATAATAAAAAGAGGCAACCAAGAATTGTAGGAGGATCAGAAGTTCAGCACAGGATCTTTTATCCATTTCAGGTGCAAGCAAATTCATAACTGCACGAAGAAAATCAGAGCCTTGTTCAAAATTAACTGCTCTTTATAGGTGTCTGTGAGGTATAAATCTCTACACATTTGCGGTGGTGCAATAGTACATGCTCGATTCATATTGACAGCAGCTCATTGCGCTTTTCATAACGAGAAGTTATTGAATCTCGAAGAATGTTCGATAGTTGTTGGCGATTTGACTGTTTATGAACCCAAAAATTCAACAATCTGGAGAAAGATCTGGAGAAGACATCAACATCCACGGTATTTTTCTACAATGATACAAAACGATATCGCTCTACTGGAGGTGAGAGACTATTGACTGATTTTCAGATCATCATTTTTCCTTCGTCATATCCTTCACACAGCGGTGATGAGGGAGACCCATCTCAGTAGCAGAAGAATGTAACAACCCTCTTACCAAACTATATAAACTATGTATATTGTGTACACGAGAATGGCAGAAAAAAGCGTTACCGCTGTTACTACCAACAAGGCAAAAATATAGAGAAGAACAAAATAGTAATGTGAATAAATCGCTCATctatgtacaggctgggcaaagtTCGTTCTATTGTAGTTAGAaggaaacggatgacacattatctagttttttttttcctgggtaatccaaatctgaaaacagaatcggcctagaTTTCtagagttatgaacaaaaactcagaaatatgtcatccgttttcttctagccgCTATTGTTCTTGGGATCACCTTACTACTTACTACACAACGATTTttactcaccctgtacattattTGATCGAATATTGGCTTTGAACTATCTCTTCTCTACAGTATATTGAGATTGAGACTAGAAATGAATCTAACCATTATTGATGATATTCTCTTCAGCTTGGAGAACCTCTTGAAAACAATGCATTCATCAGACCAATAGCTCTATCATCGAAAGATCCGAAACCAGGAACGATTTGCagagtatctggatggggtttaaCGAAGGTAGTACCGATAACCCTGAAGGTGTTGATGAATTTGCAAGAAACTCTGTCCGACACTGCTGTCTACAGGGTCAGTCTTTGGCTCttacaaattttttaacagtagattcttcgggtcgaaagaaacactgtttttcttcaccatttacTGTTGAGaagccataaaaaaattatttttagttggtttggttctcacaaacggtcCACGACCCTcagatgtgtagagtcacagatttagctagtcattctgaagataattttgtttttccagaggtgccACAGCTTCAAATAGCTATATCCCTTATATAGTATTGGAGGGAGGTGTTCCTTTTGACcgcaaaaatctactgttaaaatatttgtacgagtcactgactcaccctgtatattataaacGCAGGAGGCGTAAGTAGCCAAAGAGATAATTGGTACTCTTTGGTATCAGatatcattgaattttttactGATATTCGATATCTACTACTTCAAAGAAAAAGAACTAGATATTTCTTATGGTGAACAAAAGTTGGTATGAAGTGGTTAGACAAATTTTCGTATTATCCTTCACTGACGATGAGCTTTCTTGCCAACCTATCAGCACCTTTTAAGTCAGTCGTCTGTTATGTTATGTAGAGATGCCTCATATTTTCAGGAAGGAGAAACAGTTCTCATTGCTCACCCTTATTTGAAAGAAATAGAGGTTTCAATACTTCCTTCTAAGGAATGCTTCCTATTCTTCTCTTGGATGTCTTTCGACAACTCAAAGATTTGCGGATTCAGTGAAAAGGGATGCCCAAACTTGGTAAGAATTCGTAAAGTCGACCCAATTTTTCTGAAGCTCTAGAGTGCAGGACGTGACAATGACTGAAAAACAGTCATGctgaaaattcatgaaagagttcagaaaattcctgataaatggaatagaattaattaaaaaattttcaggGTGACTCTGGTGGACCACTCATCTGTAAAGATCACTTATCAGGGGTGATTTCATTCGGTAGAATGCATCACTGTTTGGGTGCTGCAAACTGTTTTACCTCGACGCATTACCATCATAACTGGATACAGTATATAATTTCTCAGTCTGAGTATAAGCGAAGAAATGGTGATTATTTAACTTTCAAATTCATcgatatattcaaatatttcaatttctttGTGAAATCATTgaagaaattcttcattttttgaCGCTTATTCTCAGTGTGATAGAAAATAAatgttgaaattcaatgaacttgtttttttctctctctcgtTCTTAAGGATGATGTTTCTGTTTATTGTAGGCTACAGAATTAAAGAACGCACGTTTATAGTTAATAATCATGTGAACATATCATTTAGAATTAATTTATTAATGAAAATGACCCCCCTCTACTACGTAAGGCTTGATTATTTCACCTGATCACTGTGTTATCTTGTATGTCCAAAACATTTGAAATATAAGCCTGGCTTTGATGCCCAATGAACTTAGATCAGGTAACTGTATAGTCTTTCCGAGTTGAAGGAAGAACAGAAAGATGATTCGAACCCAACAAAGTTTATTGAAGAACAAAATAAGACAGCTCAGAACATCAGATAAATGACCTATTGGCTGATCTTCACATCAAATGACCCAAATGCTGTGTTTTTGTGAATTCAAAATTTAATCCGAGCTAATTGTagattaattttatttattggcATACACAGTTCAATGTCAATAGTAGTTTCTTTCTGATAATTCACTATTTCTCTGAAGAAATACAGTAATAAATAAAAAGACATGGTAAAAAGCCGAATCTAGTGATAAGTGTTAGTGATTTGTACACAATATGAATTTTGTTTCtgctttcattattattattcctaGGTTTGATATGGATTCAAATTGCCTAAACGAAATCAATACTTTATTGGTTGAAATAAGAACTACTTGTATACATAATGTGAAAATAATTGCAGGTACTAGTTATTGTCATTTTTCTTCTATAAAGTCTTCTAAAATCTCCGGCATCCTGAATGCAAGCAATCCTCCTCCATTACTAGTACCACTTTTACCTTCAACATCGTGAGGATATTTCAGGCTGACTATTCTATTTTCAAGAGCTTCCGAATAGCTTACAATATCACCACCAAGAGATTTCAGAATGGCTTGAGGACCACACGTGTCCCATTTGAAAGTTGTACTCTTGGATAAAACGTAGCAATCCCCTTGTCCTTTGATAACCTTGAGTATCTTATTGCCAGCACCAGGAGCTTCCTTGATGATATAACCTTTATTTATCAGCCGCGTCTTCACAGCTTCGTCTTCTGAACTGCTCAAATAAGCACAGTGACTTCTGGTTGGTGGAGTATTAAGGGAATTGATTTTGGTGGAATTGTAACTGACTCCCCAAGTACATTCGCCTTTCCAACTgaaaaatgaattcaataaCCCTTTGATGATTCAGtgatgttcaatttgataaacTTGCAGATGTGCcataaattatacagggtgtacttgaaggtgaggctttttttcaacataaggtagaactggtcaaaatgtatatgtatgtatatcacCTATACATACCTtttaaaatgacaaagttgataaaaaaattttgaatgattactgaaatagatcctaattcgaccctagaccgtttgttagctgaattatcgcaaagcagtgggaaaaaactcatctcctgattcgacaatgtggtaatgaaaatggaaacttctctcaccaataaaattcgtctaaattattcactaaTTTTTTActaatgggcatcacaatcttcttgttcgaacattccaacaatcgtcgtaaaaatgggatgaaatggggaaacatcatggcactttttcaacataactaacataagcagtttcaagaaactgcctcgattttcaacatttttttttcaccctaaattgcacgatacaacgaTTATGATCCTCTccaaagtgacctgatgcatctaatccgatgaacttgttactgaaccattcattgtccagccatatgtttatgttttgtttcgtttttacgatgccggagtcaccttccacagtcctgtccttgaaaatcaatgaaatttgctCGAACTTcaaggggttgtatctcagtcatcttggacaatttttggttaagccacttattttgatgagttctactttctatcaaaaaaagcctcacctttgaaaacaccctgtacatttgttATTTATGGCTACTAATCATAGTAACAATGCATGATttgagaaatacaattacaaaTGGGAAAAGGCTTTTGTATCAGCAATGACAACACttacccccggtttcataaagctcgatcggggaatcaacgcttgattgacagataaacgtcaatttgttttcaatcaataattccgtcataagaattcggaattcaattctcgaatcaaattatgatctatatacatctattcaatgtttctaaattgcttcttctcaatatatgtaggaatgaaaaagttttagtgatttcgtttttgaaatccagtgactgtcaaatcgttgatcgggcagtaagagttttatgaaacccgctgtaagtaTATGAAAAACATAAGAATAAAATATTAAAGGGAAAAATCTATACCAGTTGTCGACATTAGAGCAGAATGGTTGATTGACAACTCCCAAAACAGCTTCGCCAGTTCCTATGTCATACGCTCCAATCAATATCGTCACACAGTTCAACCCGGATTGGCCCTCCCCACTGGAATCTTCACTAGCATTGATATATTCCGCTGTGGAATCTGAAAAAACAAACTGTCGTtgttatttttggaaatattggaaaaatatttttctgccaGACAAGCAGAGTTGTTCTAATTCATTACCAAGCCGGTTGAACAACCTTATGGTCGTTAATTTAAAAATGCGTGTGAAGTCTGTGGTCTTGACCTCAAAGCTTTCCTCAGATTTTTGGCTGCATTTAGTGTTCTATGAGAATCTCAAGgacatttttgtttttgttcatCAAGGATCTCTAAATAAACGAACGAAGTCACAATTCAAAATGCTAATCGATATGTCCGAGCATATTCATAACAAAAAACTGTGTTTGATTTGCTGAATTTATTCCGAGTCAGACACTCTCACTGTGTAGAACTGTAGAATCTTCATACTCACCTATCGGGTCTATCCATATTCCAATCTCCTGAAGGTCCATCCACCAGTCATATTCTACCCTCTTCGTGTTAACGTCTCGAATATCAACGTGTCTATGTACCTCTTCCGCCAGAAGATATGCTGCTGTCGAATCTCCATTCAGTATAATTCTCAATAAATCGGCAGTTTCCTGAAGAGTTTTCTTGATTTCTACAGTAATCTCTTGACCCAGTGTGTTACGAAATGTGTTGTTCTCTTCCCCTCTAACCCTTTCTGCAATCCCTGGAAACTGAACATTCCAAAACAGTTCGAATCGTTGTTGTGTCAAAGCGAAATGAAAAACAGGCAAAAGGTTGATGATATCAGGGAAAGGAAACACAGGGCTTTCGTTAAAGAGCAGGTAAACAAATCAAAAAACAGAATGGAAGTGGAGTACCAAGAAtgaataaagaaaaatgtataacAACGTCAAGCACCATTGCAAAATTATAACGAAGCAGCTCTGCGCCAAGCTAGTCGACTACTTCGGTGTCTAGCTCACTTGATGGTTTTTTCTCGTCTTCGTCACAAATTGAAGCAGCTTTACCCAGCTTAATCTATGATAATCAAATGCGAATTGTATACATAGAAAACACAAATATCgctttttcacttttttgtgAGACCAGACGATAACTCAAGAACCACTCTGTAGATGTGGTTGAAAAACTGATCGTTCCTCATCCTGACTCAAATGAATATATTCCTAGAAAGTCTCTGCAATAACTTCATTGATACAGGGTGTGGAGTTTCCTAAGTAACTTAGTAATTTGCTACAATTTTGTTTCCTTATAGAAACGAATTTTGATTAATGTTATCCTCATTCAAGTCAACCAGGCTCGAACTTATAACCAGGAAATTGATTTCCACTGTGTTTCCTTCTAAATTTTCTTCCCTATTTCCTAAACCTAAATGAGATTCACTTGTGTATACTGCTGTACTCtctctataaacatatatacgaagctttaggccttagactaaatatcgacaaaaccaaaatcctgataAGTACCCCAGAAAgcgttcaaacagatatcagcctggagaatgaaaccttagaacaggtcgagcagttcaaatacttggaaagcttcatgaatactagCGCTAACCTAGACATGGAAAtatacaaccgtatcaattcggcatcacgggcattctggaagctaaaggtcggagtctttcaaaatcacgacctcaatctgaagaccaagacagctgtttagcagcatgaacaaacgcaacaacgtcatctaagacagataatgcacatcagaaggttccacaaagtttcgaatgcagaagtcttgcaacgcgcgagttgtacaacaattgagactcaagtaacgagagcccgactcagatggagcggccacattctgaggatgcaaggcacaagactccccaaaatagctctgtatggcaaattggcagagggagaccggaaaccaggaggccagtaatagcggtttaaggatacactacatcaatccctaaaatcaattaatgccaatcataactgggaacaactagcgttagacaggtcacagtggaggtctttggtccacagttataatggagactcgagaagaatacagcggctgcCAGatatggttggtgactatccatgcccggagtgtggaaggatctgtaggtcacggttgggtctcttcagtcacaggagggcacacagtcgcaagtcggtagccccaagaaattataagtctgttcttttttatgtctttttgtagattaattcccggtaacgggatacagcaacgaaatgaaatgaaaaatgaaactgcTGTACTACCGTTTAGGGTGGCGTTCCTATCGATATCTATAGGTACAGAATTGCTGGTGCTTGATGCTACCATGAATACGCAGATTAACATGGAACAAGTAATTGATTATTCCTTTGTTTCATGCTGCTATTGAGCCAAATTTCTCACGAAAGTTGACAATGAGCGTGTAACAATTGAAGCACTAGAAATTCATGGTAGTCTGCATTTGGCCATGCCTCCTCGCTAGCCAAACCTCAATCCCATCGAACACGCTTGGGATCAGCTTTAAAAGGAGCTTTAGTTTCTCATTAACCACCTTCACAAACACTTAAAGAAAACTTTTAGCGCAACGCTGGAGGGAAATTGATAAACGATCGAAAACTTTGTCAGGATTTTGTTGATATTCGAGTAGAAATTTTTACTGCGAATActtcaaataaatttttaccTGGAACTGCGAAACTCATGAAGAAATGGGTTAAAGAATGAGTTAGATGATTTAGATATTATCATTATTCGAAGAAATGGTGAAAAAATGATGGAAAATTTCGTAACAGTCCCAAATGTCTGAGTTCAAATAACGCTGAATATAAAAGCCGATGGACATTAACTTAAAGCTAACAAGTGACATACCCGCAACTCCAAGAAATACTTGATCATCTGCTGTATCAAAACGTCCGCCAATGTTTTGAAATCGTCCACGAACCTCGGATTAGCCTCGTCCGGTTTCTTCTGCTCTACCAGCAGCCTGAAGAGGTGCTCATCCTTCCTGATCAGCCTGGCTATCCTTGCCGCTTTTTCCGATAGAACGATCAGGTTTTCCAAAAGGTCCATCTCGACGACGCTCGGAGCCGAAACATTTACCAGCCAATATCTCGGTTCATGTCATCCGCCGGCATCTACAGTCGTGATTAAACTGAGTAAATACCGTCCGTTCCTTTGTAATCTTATTCCGTGATGTCACTTTTATGGGATTAGGTCGCGGTTTTGACGTAAATGCACGTTTATTTACATGTGTGCTGTAATAGAGTTGAGTTTTGTAATCGCATCGGCAATTCCTGTATTGTTACTGCCGTAGCCGGTAGCCATATCGGCTGGCGACTTTGGCCGAAGAGATATCGAATTTGTATTTCGGTAGAAAGCGGAAACTGGCCAGAGCGCATGTAGGTGCGGACGGATTTCTGATCGGAAACTGATTGTTTTGGAGaaatcgaaaatgtgggtgcagTCTATAATTAATCGGACTAGTTACGAGGAAATATCGAATCCGGTTGTGATAATATGTATTTCGGTTCTTAGCATGTTGAGGGCTGGTGCGCACTGTTCAATCGGCGCGCTCTGAGAAGCGCCGCGTTTTGTTGATGTGAACGCATCCTTTGAattaatttcgagatttattactagaagagttgctcttttaaaAATAGCATATCacttttagatctacgatgatttttctcggagaaaaactactcgcaagttgaccttcgaaaaattccgaaaaagttgggttcagttaaaactccctcaagaccgaacggttgcgccgagatggatgaacttttcagatttatcactataAGAAtagctctatcagaatatgtaacacatttagatctacgatgattatccaagaagaaaaactactcgcaatctgaccttcgaaaaattcccaaaaagttgggttcagttaaaacttcctcaagaccgaacggttgcgccgggaTGGATGAAATGTCGGGATTTATCACTATGAAGGTTGCTTCTTCAGATAATGTATCATGTTtaaatctactatgatttttctgctaggtacaacctaactcgaaagttgaataatggaaaaattcaaaatttgattttctggtaaacGGTGTTAGATATACGAATGTTTGGTGAgcaaatgtaggttttcgaacacgctgcatatattgcgagcaatttcgaaagcctatctctcttcgtttagattttcatcttggaaatggcatttttcgaaaatttgcaaatttcaatctgcgatatctcctgttatattcgtctgatcgaattgggatttccggttatataatcagcgttgcctaggcttccaccctagcacaaaaactcgatttcgaaaatctcgattttttgggtcaaaaatgagcaaggggttagaccccccctaaaatgacctatttgatactctgtctgaaaattaggatgttccattactatcctaagatatggagtgcatagaatttgttttgaagattctagaaaaccaaatagttgacgattcaatagagaattgctttccagagagctcttcgaagtcaactcgaaaatgaaaagtgaaaaaacaaaaaacattattttctcctaaacagggccaaatatttgaaattttggtatgaaaatataggttttcgaacacgctgaatctattgcgagtattttcgaaagcctatctgcctccgtttagattttcatcttggaaatggcatttttcaaaaatttgcgaatttcaatctgcgatatctcctgttatattcgtctgatcgaattgggatttccggttatataatcagcgttgcctaggcttccaccctagcacaaaaactcgattttgaaaatctcgattttttgggtcaaaaatgagcaaggggttagacccccctaaaatgacctatttggtactctgtctgaaaattaggatgttccattactatcctaggatatggagtgcatagaatttgttttgaagattctagaaaaccaaatagttgactattcaatagagaattgcactccagagagctcttcgaagtcaactcgaaaatgaaaagtgaaaaaacaaaaaacattattttctcctaaacagggccagatatttgaaattttagtatgaaaatataggttttctaacacgctgaatctattgcgagtatttt
The window above is part of the Coccinella septempunctata chromosome 8, icCocSept1.1, whole genome shotgun sequence genome. Proteins encoded here:
- the LOC123319337 gene encoding inositol polyphosphate 1-phosphatase, encoding MDLLENLIVLSEKAARIARLIRKDEHLFRLLVEQKKPDEANPRFVDDFKTLADVLIQQMIKYFLELRFPGIAERVRGEENNTFRNTLGQEITVEIKKTLQETADLLRIILNGDSTAAYLLAEEVHRHVDIRDVNTKRVEYDWWMDLQEIGIWIDPIDSTAEYINASEDSSGEGQSGLNCVTILIGAYDIGTGEAVLGVVNQPFCSNVDNCWKGECTWGVSYNSTKINSLNTPPTRSHCAYLSSSEDEAVKTRLINKGYIIKEAPGAGNKILKVIKGQGDCYVLSKSTTFKWDTCGPQAILKSLGGDIVSYSEALENRIVSLKYPHDVEGKSGTSNGGGLLAFRMPEILEDFIEEK
- the LOC123318401 gene encoding alpha-fibrinogenase albofibrase-like, with the translated sequence MIQNDIALLELGEPLENNAFIRPIALSSKDPKPGTICRVSGWGLTKEGETVLIAHPYLKEIEVSILPSKECFLFFSWMSFDNSKICGFSEKGCPNLGDSGGPLICKDHLSGVISFGRMHHCLGAANCFTSTHYHHNWIQYIISQSEYKRRNGDYLTFKFIDIFKYFNFFVKSLKKFFIF